The DNA region CTCACCGGCCGAACGGCCGCCAGTACAACAGCGCGACGGTGGCGAGGAACACGAGCGTCGAGAGGTCGTACGACAGCGCCGTCGCCGACGCGGCCAGCGCCGACCCGCTGCCCAGCACCGCCGTCGCGACCGAGGCGAGGATCGGCCACGAGCAGGAGACGCAGGAGAGCAGGCCGAGGATACCCGAAACCGCGGCCCCGGCCGCGTCGACGACCGTCGCGTAGACGAGATACGCCAGCGCGACGTAGCCGACGACCCGCCCGGGCATCAGAATCAGGTTGAGCGTCTCGCCGCCGTAGATGAGCGCCGGCCCCCACCCCGGCGGGAGCCAGCCGATTCGGAAGCCCGCGCCGCCGTGAGTCGACGCGAGCGTCACGAGGCCGCCTGCGACGGCGAGCGCCGCGAAGTAGCCGACGGCGACGGCGGCCGCGCGACGCTTCGTCCGGGTCGGAGCGGGTGCGACGCGGGTCTTCGCCACGGCGAAGACGCTCGCGTTGAGCCAGAGCAGTCCGTAGAGCGTGTAGCGAACGGGAACGAGTGACCCGGGCGTCAGCAGTCCGTAGGCGAACAGCAGGACGAGTTCGACGTTCAGCAGTATCCCGCCGTAGAGGAGCGTCTCCTGCGAGGGTCGGGGGAGTGAACGGGCGAAAGTGGTCATGTGTCGGTAGTGGGTTCAGACGGCGAGCGCGTCGACGACGACGGCCAGCAGCAGCGCGCCGAGGTAGGCGTTCGAGGCGTGGAACGAGCGGAACGCCGCCGACTCGCTCTGCTCGTAGTGGAGGCGGACGACCATCCAGAGGAACAGGCCGCCGAAGACGACGCCGGTGAGCACGTAGAGCCAGCCGAGCATCTCGGCCGCCGCGAGCGCTGCGGCGGCGACGAGCGTCGCGCCGAGATACCAGAGGATGTGCTTTCGGGTCACCGTCTCGCCGCGGACGACGGGCATCATCGGGAAGCCGCCGCGCTCGTAGTCGTCCTTGTACGCCAGCGCGAGGTTGTAGAAGTGCGCGGGCGTCCAGAGGAAGATGACACCGGCGAGGACGAGACCGCCGAGGCCGACCTCTCCGGTGACGGCGACCCAGCCGATGAGCGCCGGGAGCGCGCCCGCCGCGCCGCCGATGACTGTGTTCTGGACCGTGTTCGGCTTGAGGACGAGCGTGTAGACGACGCTGTAGAAGAGAATGGCCGCGAGGCCGAGCGCCGCCGCAAGCAGGTTCACTGACGCGAACAGGCCGAGCGAGACGACCGAGAGGAACAGTCCCCACGCGACGGCGTTGCGAACGGGGACGAGGTCGGTCACCAGCGGACGGTCGCTCGTGCGGTTCATCCGGCGGTCGATGTCGCGTTCGAGCACGTGGTTGAACGTGCCCGACGCGCCGATAGAGAGCGCGCCGCCGCCGAGCGTCGCGGCGACCGTCGTCGGGTTGAGGCCGGGGCCGCCCGCCAGCGCCATCGCGGCGCCGGCGACCAGACAGAGCAGCCACATCAGCCGCGGTTTCATCAGTCGGAAGTAGGCGTTCGCCGTCGCCTTCGCGCGGGCGAGCGGCGACTCGGGTACCTCGGGCCGCCGGTCCTCCGCGGGCGGGAGGTCTCTCTCGGGCATCCGTTCGGGCCGGTCGTCGGGGTCGCCGGTCTCGATTTCGAGCGTCCACGCGAGCGCGGCGACCAGTCCGCCGAAGATGGTCATGCCGACGACGAGGTGGACGGTCGACAGCGTCGCCGTTGCGCCGTTCATCGCGACCGACGCGCCGATGCCTGCCTGAACTGGGTAGAGCAGAAGCGAGAGACCGAGCGCCGCCCTGATTCGGGTCGACTCGCGACGACGCCAGGCGAGTACACCCGTGACGGCGACGAGCACGCCGACGACGAGCGCCACGGCGCGGTGACCGAGGGCGACGTAGCCCATCGCCGAGGAGGGAAGCGAGAGGCCGTCGCCGCAGGCGGGCCACGCGGCACACGCCGTCGCGGCGTCGGTGAGCGCCGTCGTCGCGCCGACGGCGAGGAGGAGATAGACGCCCATCGCGGTGGCGGCGAGGAGGGCCGGGAACCGGTCGGGAGTGTCTGTCGATTCCACGTTTATGTCACTACCGGAGGTTGGGAAGCCCGGTACTTAGGCACCGCGCTTTATCGGGCTTCGGGGGGCGGTCCGCGGCGCGTCGACGCCGAGTCTCGCGGTTCGAGGCCGGCGCCCTGTAGTTCGAACGTCGAAACCGGAAATCTGTCCTTCGACCGGCGTCCCGTCGGGCGAACGGGGAGTCAGCAGCTATTTACGTCGGCTATCCCAACTCCGCAGTAGCAATGAAGCGTACGCGTATCGCACTCGTCTCGCTGTTCTCCGCAGTGGCGCTGGCGCTCGTCGCCGTCCCCGCGGCGGCACAGCCCTCGACGACTGCGGAGCTCATCAACGAGCTCAACGGGAAGCTGCTGTATCTGGGGATTCCGATCACGCTCCTGGTCGAAGTCATCCTCATCTACACAGTCATCAAGTTCCGCAACAACGACGACCCGCAGCCGACCAAGGAGAACCGCCGACTCGAAATCACGTGGACCGTCGCGACGGCTATCATTCTGGTGTTCGTCGGCGTCGCCTCCTACGGCGTCCTCGCGAACCCCAACGTCACGTATGCCGAAGAGCCCGGCCTCCAGGAACCCGGACAGGACGGAAGCACCCTCGTCCACGCCGAGGCCTACCAGTGGGGCTGGGAGTTCACCTACCCCGGTGAGAACGTCACCGTCGACGGGAGCGAGGCCGCCCCGGTGGTGATACCGGCGGATCAAGACGTCTACTTCGAGGTCACCTCACGCGACGT from Haloprofundus halobius includes:
- a CDS encoding DUF7546 family protein; its protein translation is MTTFARSLPRPSQETLLYGGILLNVELVLLFAYGLLTPGSLVPVRYTLYGLLWLNASVFAVAKTRVAPAPTRTKRRAAAVAVGYFAALAVAGGLVTLASTHGGAGFRIGWLPPGWGPALIYGGETLNLILMPGRVVGYVALAYLVYATVVDAAGAAVSGILGLLSCVSCSWPILASVATAVLGSGSALAASATALSYDLSTLVFLATVALLYWRPFGR
- a CDS encoding heme o synthase, translated to MESTDTPDRFPALLAATAMGVYLLLAVGATTALTDAATACAAWPACGDGLSLPSSAMGYVALGHRAVALVVGVLVAVTGVLAWRRRESTRIRAALGLSLLLYPVQAGIGASVAMNGATATLSTVHLVVGMTIFGGLVAALAWTLEIETGDPDDRPERMPERDLPPAEDRRPEVPESPLARAKATANAYFRLMKPRLMWLLCLVAGAAMALAGGPGLNPTTVAATLGGGALSIGASGTFNHVLERDIDRRMNRTSDRPLVTDLVPVRNAVAWGLFLSVVSLGLFASVNLLAAALGLAAILFYSVVYTLVLKPNTVQNTVIGGAAGALPALIGWVAVTGEVGLGGLVLAGVIFLWTPAHFYNLALAYKDDYERGGFPMMPVVRGETVTRKHILWYLGATLVAAAALAAAEMLGWLYVLTGVVFGGLFLWMVVRLHYEQSESAAFRSFHASNAYLGALLLAVVVDALAV
- the coxB gene encoding cytochrome c oxidase subunit II; this translates as MKRTRIALVSLFSAVALALVAVPAAAQPSTTAELINELNGKLLYLGIPITLLVEVILIYTVIKFRNNDDPQPTKENRRLEITWTVATAIILVFVGVASYGVLANPNVTYAEEPGLQEPGQDGSTLVHAEAYQWGWEFTYPGENVTVDGSEAAPVVIPADQDVYFEVTSRDVIHAFHVPEMGLKTDAFPEQNNTIKTVAHYQENDDNVYQGYCAEFCGVAHSQMYFQVEVVPQDEYEQWLQEQSSEGESGGSGNESGNASNSSVVTAPAELTAVEY